A single region of the Triticum dicoccoides isolate Atlit2015 ecotype Zavitan chromosome 2B, WEW_v2.0, whole genome shotgun sequence genome encodes:
- the LOC119365120 gene encoding BTB/POZ domain-containing protein At1g63850-like, with product MSPPPLPIDKTRSSPTLFDMMANEQDYQPRSAAHSAPPQHQPHPHHPLAPARSMNRQALLQDRVAELIGSCSPGNQFNDADSSDVRLTLSSKDGLSLTLCVHRNILVAHSRFFAAKLSDRWSKQQRTLPHIVEISDCDDVEVYVETLRLMYCKDLRRRLMREDVTKVLGILKVSAAIVFDAGVLSCLEYLEAAPWAEDDDEKVAALLTQLHLENSGAGEVLKRVSLELTPSVVTEEVEMGANCNGGSNVGGGEEVLVRLLQVVLEGKDEKARREMKGLVSKMLRENSASRGGAIGGDLRKESLYSACNGCLCLLREQFVRAAGGDQSEVAQIARQADNLHWMLDILVERQIAEDFLRTWAMQNELAEMHGKVPAIHRYEVSRVTARLFVGVGKGQILVSKEARSQLLSTWLEPFYEDFGWMRRACKGLDRHLIEEGLANTILTLPLATQQEIFLAWFNRFLNSGEDCPNIQRGFEVWWRRAFWKRSAEPEQPPRLRITAICDNS from the exons AtgtccccgccgccgctgccgatcGACAAGACGCGCTCCAGCCCCACCCTCTTCGACATGATGGCCAACGAGCAGGACTACCAGCCCCGCTCCGCCGCCCACTCCGCCCCGCCGCAGCACCAGCCGCATCCGCACCACCCCCTAGCCCCCGCGCGCTCCATGAACCGGCAGGCGCTGCTCcaggaccgcgtcgccgagctcatcgGCAGCTGCAGCCCAGGGAACCAGTTCAACGACGCCGACTcctccgacgtgcgcctcaccctcaGCTCCAAGGACGGCCTCTCCCTCACGCTTTGCGTGCACCGCAACATACTCGTCGCCCACAGCAGGTTCTTCGCCGCCAAGCTCTCCGACCGCTGGTCCAAGCAGCAGCGCACGCTGCCCCACATCGTCGAGATCTCCGACTGCGACGACGTCGAGGTGTACGTCGAGACGCTGCGCCTCATGTACTGCAAAGATCTCCGTAGGAGGCTCATGAGGGAGGATGTGACCAAGGTCCTCGGCATTTTGAAG GTGTCCGCAGCCATCGTGTTCGACGCTGGAGTGCTGTCTTGCTTGGAGTATTTGGAGGCGGCTCCGTGGGCGGAGGATGATGACGAGAAAGTGGCGGCATTGTTGACGCAGCTACATCTTGAGAACTCAGGCGCTGGGGAGGTTCTTAAGAGGGTCTCCCTGGAGTTGACACCTTCTGTGGTGACTGAGGAGGTAGAAATGGGAGCAAATTGCAATGGCGGCAGCAATGTGGGTGGTGGTGAAGAGGTCTTAGTTAGGCTCCTGCAGGTTGTCCTGGAGGGCAAAGACGAGAAGGCAAGGAGGGAGATGAAGGGTCTGGTCTCCAAAATGCTAAGGGAGAACAGCGCATCGCGTGGCGGAGCCATTGGTGGTGATCTCCGCAAGGAGTCACTCTATTCGGCATGCAATGGCTGCCTTTGCCTGCTGCGTGAGCAATTTGTGAGGGCTGCAGGAGGTGACCAATCGGAGGTAGCGCAGATCGCAAGGCAGGCTGATAACCTGCATTGGATGCTCGACATCCTTGTTGAGCGCCAGATTGCTGAGGACTTCTTGAGGACATGGGCAATGCAGAATGAGTTGGCAGAGATGCACGGTAAAGTTCCGGCTATACATCGCTATGAAGTGAGCCGAGTGACGGCAAGGCTTTTTGTCGGGGTTGGCAAAGGACAGATCTTAGTGTCCAAGGAGGCCCGCTCCCAGCTCCTGAGTACCTGGCTTGAGCCGTTCTATGAGGACTTTGGGTGGATGCGGCGAGCATGCAAGGGGCTTGACCGACATTTGATTGAGGAAGGGCTGGCAAACACGATCCTGACGCTGCCACTTGCAACTCAGCAGGAGATCTTTCTTGCGTGGTTTAATCGGTTC